A window from Cryptomeria japonica chromosome 1, Sugi_1.0, whole genome shotgun sequence encodes these proteins:
- the LOC131060256 gene encoding IQ domain-containing protein IQM5 translates to MGILFSTPEETPTLLGNHVSDGCIEKQLGPTAVGSISFNSRVLERTASGSLSFEVRDLGITASGSISFKSRNLERNASGSISFKSKNLERNASGSISFKSRNLERNASGSLSIKSRILERNASGSISFKDSNRETNCLRSLSFKASPTDTASLESISSKGLDLENSTKAKDSEASSRNLDSSNLIACKTSYEGLPRFKEEVAAVKLQKVYKSYRTRRNLADCAVVVEELWWQAIDFVTLKRSTVSFFDIEKPQTAISRWSRARIKAAKVGKGLSKDDKARKLAFQHWLEAIDPRHRYGHNLHFYYDAWFDTDTVQPFFYWLDVGDGKDLNLLCCSRGKLQQQCIKYLGPNEREQYEVIFNNGKLVYKQSGQLVDTAKGSKWIFVLSTSKNLYVGQKMRGTFQHSSFLAGGATSAAGRLVVDEGVLKSIWPYSGHYLPTEENFNEFISFLEENNVNLTDVQRSPADEDEQSFRLGKNSKIENGPNLESRIDRLYLGEKIEKIDSQKECTVNDSLLEEKVAASTLCHHAETNEPEEIGSGLSDDQCVDTYEEAYAKCIPLTEGPLKETTGCGTHGVDKTTNCQDNQEQVRYKRSLSDKALEDHSIAVPRELLLRRLNSKKALQSYQLGKQLSLKWSTGAGPRILCVADYPAELRLKALEKVNLSPRYMSSNSPREFPDLSKQNH, encoded by the exons ATGGGGATTTTATTTTCCACGCCTGAGGAAACCCCAACATTATTAGGAAACCATGTATCAGATGGATGCATAGAAAAACAGTTGGGACCAACTGCAGTGGGTTCCATTAGTTTCAACAGCAGAGTTTTAGAAAGAACTGCATCTGGATCTCTAAGTTTTGAAGTTAGAGATTTGGGAATAACTGCATCTGGATCCATTAGCTTTAAAAGCAGAAATTTGGAAAGAAATGCCTCTGGATCCATTAGCTTTAAAAgcaaaaatttggaaagaaatgcCTCTGGATCCATTAGCTTTAAAAGCAGAAATTTGGAAAGAAATGCATCTGGATCCCTTAGTATCAAAAGCAGAATTTTGGAAAGAAATGCATCTGGATCCATTAGTTTCAAAGATAGCAACAGAGAAACAAATTGTCTACGGTCCCTTAGTTTCAAAGCGAGCCCAACAGATACAGCATCATTGGAGTCCATTAGTTCAAAAGGCCTAGATTTGGAAAACTCTACCAAGGCCAAGGATTCAGAAGCATCTTCCAGGAATTTGGACAGTTCCAATTTAATAGCTTGTAAAACTTCTTATGAGGGATTACCTAGATTCAAAGAGGAAGTGGCTGCAGTGAAACTACAGAAAGTTTATAAGAGTTATCGTACAAGACGGAATCTTGCAGATTGTGCTGTGGTAGTTGAGGAGCTCTG GTGGCAAGCAATAGATTTTGTGACCCTTAAGCGGAGTACTGTTTCATTTTTTGATATTGAGAAACCACAGACTGCGATTTCTCGCTGGTCACGAGCAAGAATAAAGGCTGCAAAG GTTGGCAAGGGCTTATCTAAGGATGACAAGGCTCGAAAACTAGCTTTCCAGCACTGGCTTGAGGCT ATTGACCCACGACACCGTTATGGACATAATCTACATTTCTATTATGATGCATGGTTTGATACTGATACAGTGCAACCTTTTTTCTATTG GCTAGATGTTGGAGATGGTAAGGATCTCAATCTTCTCTGTTGCTCCAGGGGCAAGTTGCAACAACAGTGCATAAAATATCTTGGCCCT AATGAAAGGGAGCAGTATGAGGTCATATTCAATAACGGCAAGCTTGTATACAAGCAGAGTGGTCAGCTGGTTGACACAGCGAAAGGATCAAAGTGGATATTTGTTTTGAGCACATCAAAAAATCTCTATGTTGGTCAG AAAATGAGGGGCACATTCCAGCATTCTAGCTTCTTGGCTGGAGGAGCAACATCTGCAGCTGGAAGATtggttgtagatgaaggtgttctCAAG TCTATTTGGCCTTACAGTGGACACTATCTTCCAACTGAGGAAAACTTCAATGAGTTCATCAGTTTTCTAGAGGAAAACAATGTTAACCTCACTGATGTGCAG AGGAGCCCAGCTGATGAAGACGAGCAATCTTTCCGCCTTGGAAAAAACTCAAAAATTGAAAATGGTCCAAACTTGGAATCAAGGATAGACAGGTTGTATTtaggtgaaaaaatagaaaaaatagattCCCAGAAGGAATGTACAGTCAATGATAGCTTGCTAGAAGAAAAAGTTGCTGCTAGTACTTTGTGTCATCATGCCGAAACCAATGAACCAGAAGAAATTGGTAGTGGGCTTTCAGATGATCAGTGTGTGGATACATACGAGGAAGCCTATGCAAAATGCATCCCTCTTACAGAAGGACCATTGAAGGAAACAACAGGTTGTGGCACTCATGGTGTAGATAAAACAACTAATTGCCAAGATAATCAAGAGCAAGTTCGCTACAAAAGGAGCTTGTCAGACAAAGCCCTTGAAGATCATTCAATAGCAGTGCCTAGGGAATTATTGCTTAGAAGACTTAATTCGAAGAAAGCATTGCAATCATATCAGCTTGGGAAACAGCTATCTTTAAAGTGGTCTACTGGAGCTGGTCCACGTATATTATGTGTTGCAGACTATCCTGCGGAGCTCCGTCTCAAGGCTTTGGAGAAAGTAAATCTGTCCCCTAGGTATATGTCAAGTAACAGCCCTCGAGAGTTTCCTGATCTTTCAAAGCAAAATCACTAA